The Immundisolibacter sp. region GGGGGCGCTCGTCTGGGTGCCAGTCGACTATCGCCATGGTTGTTCTCCCGCAGGTTCAAGGCCAGCATGGCCGGCAAGGCTTGTCTCGTGCATGGCACTGATAAACTCGGCGCAGCAATCATGAACGCACTTGGCAATAAACACATCCTTCTGGGCGTCACCGGCGGCATTGCCGCCTACAAGGCGCCCGAACTGGTGCGCCGGTTGCGCGAGCTGGGTGCCACAGTCCAGGTGGTGCTGACCGCTGCTGGCGGCGCCTTCATTACGCCGCTGACCCTGCAGGCGGTCAGCGGTCAGCCGGTGCACACGCAGCTGCTCAGCGCCGAGGCCGAGTCCGGTATGGGGCATATCGAGCTGGCGCGCTGGGCCGACCTGATTCTGATTGCTCCCTGTACGGCGGACTTCATGGCGCGTTTGGCACAGGGCCGAAGCGACGATCTACTCGCCGCCTGCTGTCTGGCCTCGCGCGGCGCGATTGCGGTGGCCCCGGCGATGAACGCCGGCATGTGGGACAGCGCCGCGACGCAGCGCAATCTGCGTCAGTTGATCGCCGACGGCGTGCAGGTTTTTGGCCCGGCCAGTGGTAGCCAGGCCTGCGGGGAGGTGGGTGAGGGTCGGCTGCTTGAGCCGGCCGAACTGGTTGCGTGCTGCGCCGGCCTGTTTGGTACCAACGCATTGACGGATAAACAGGTCCTGATCACCGCCGGTCCGACCTTGGAGGACATGGACCCGGTGCGTTACCTCGGTAACCGCAGCTCGGGCCGCATGGGTTATGCGCTGGCCGCCGCCGCGCGTGATGCCGGCGCTGTGGTGACGCTGATCAGCGGCCCGGTAGCACTGGCCGAGCCGCCGGGCGTCACACTGCTGCGCGTACGTTCGGCCAGCGACATGCACCACGCGGTGCTGGAGCGCATCGCCGGCATGGATATTTTCATCGGCGCGGCGGCGGTGGCCGATTACCGCCCGGCGCAGGCCTCCGCGCGCAAAATCAAGAAGGATCAGGAACACCTGACCTTGGAGCTCGTGCGCAATCCGGACATTCTGGCCGAGGTGGCGGCGCGCTCGCCACGGCCGTTCACGGTCGGTTTTGCCGCCGAGACTGACGACGTCCTGACGTACGCGCGGCGTAAGCTTGAGGACAAGAATCTGGACTTGATCGCGGCCAATCTGGTCGGTGCCGGTCAGGGTTTTGACGTGGCGGACAACGCCCTTAGCGTGCTGTGGCCGGGTGGTCAGCAGGAGCTGCCGCGGGCGTCCAAGCCCACGCTGGCGCGGCAACTGGTCAAACTAATCGCGGAGCGCCTGCGTGCTTCAGCTTGAGATAAAAATCCTGAACCCGCGCTTGGGCACGGACTTTCCGTTGCCGCAGTACGCGACGGACGGCGCGGCCGGGCTTGATCTGCGCGCCTGCATCAATGCGCCGGTGACGTTGGCACCTGGTGCCAGCGTGCTGATCCCGACCGGTTTTGCCCTGCATCTTGCAGATGCTTCACTCGCCGCGGTGCTGCTGCCCCGGTCGGGCCTGGGCCATAAACATGGCATCGTGCTCGGTAACCTGGTCGGCCTGATCGACAGCGACTACCAGGGTGAGGTGCAGGTATCGTGCTGGAACCGCGGCGCGGAGGTTTTCACCATCGAGCCGGGCGAGCGCATCGCGCAGATGGTGCTGGTGCCGGTGGTGCAGGCAGATTTCAAGGTGGTCGACGCTTTCACCCCGACGGCGCGCGGCGCTGGGGGCTTTGGTCATACCGGTCGCGGTTGAAGACTTTTTTCGTTTATACAGACGCAGCGAGATCATGAACGAGCACAGTCTCCCACCGGCCGAAATCTTTCGCGCCTACGACATCCGGGGCGTGGTTGGCGAGAGCCTGACCGAGATCGGCGTGTACCAGATTGGGCGTGCCATTGGCACCCTGGTGCGCCGGGCCGGTTGCAAGGAGGTGGCGATAGGGCGCGACGGGCGTGTGTCCGGACCGGCGCTGATCGATGCGCTGACGCGCGGTCTGGCGGCTACCGGTTGCGGTGTGATCGACGTCGGGATGGTGCCCACGCCGGTGGTGTACTTCGCGACCCATCTGTTGAACACCGGCTGTGGCGTGGCCGTCACCGGCAGCCACAACCCGCCCAATTACAACGGCCTCAAGATCATGGTGGCCGGCAAGACGTTGTCCGGCGACGACATCCTTGGCATCCGCGCGCTGATCGAGGCGGACGATCTTGAATCGGGGTTCGGCTATGTGCGTGAGGCCGATGCGCTGACCCCCTACCGCGAGCGCATCCTGGGTGACATCAAGCTGGGTCGCCGGCTGCGCGTGGGTGTGGACTGCGGCAACGGCGTGGCCGGGGCGAGCGCACCCGAACTGATCGAGGCGCTCGGCTGCGAGGTGGTGTCGCTGTTCGCCGAGGTGGACGGCAACTTTCCGAACCATCACCCGGACCCGACCAAGCCCGAGAACCTGCAAGACCTGATCGAGCGGGTGCGCGCCGACAAGCTGGACCTTGGCGTTGCCTTCGACGGCGATGGTGACCGCCTGGGCGTGGTGACGGCGAGTGGGCAGATCATGTTCGCCGACCGGCTGATGATTCTGTTCGCGCGGGATGTGCTGTCCCGCGTGCCCGGCGCGACCATCCTGTTCGACGTCAAATGCACGCGCCACCTTCCGCGCGCGATCGCTGCCGCTGGCGGCAAGCCTTTGATGTGGAAGACCGGCCATTCGCTGATCAAGGCCAAAATGGCCGAGACCGGCGCCGCGCTGGCCGGCGAGATGAGTGGGCATATCTTCTTCAAGGAGCGCTGGTACGGGTTCGACGACGGGGTGTACGCGGCCTGTCGGCTGCTGGAGTACCTGAGCCACCAGCCCGAGACGCCGCAGCAGATCTTCGCCGCCATCCCGGACTCGGCCAGCACGCCCGAGCTGCACCTGCACATGCAGGAAGGCGAGCACTTCGCGCTGATGAAGCAGCTGGTTGCCGCGGCGGATTTTCCGGGTGCCGAGGTGAGCACGCTCGACGGCGTGCGCGCTGACTACCCGGACGGCTTTGGCCTGGTGCGGCCTTCCAACACCACGCCGGTGCTGGTGATGCGCTTCGAGGCCGACGACGCGGCAGCGCTGGAGCGCATACAGGTCGCGTTCCGGGCGCTGCTCGCGCGCGTGCGCCCGGACCTGGCGCTGCCGTTCTGAACATGACGCCGTACATCATTTCCCCGTCCATTCTGTCGGCCGATTTCGCGCGCCTGGGCGCCGAGGTCGACGCCGTGCTGGCGGCCGGCGCGGACTGGGTTCACGTCGACGTGATGGACAACCACTACGTGCCGAACCTGACCATCGGTCCGCTGGTGGTGGAAGCATTGCGCCGCCATGCGCCCAGGGCATTCCTGGATGT contains the following coding sequences:
- the coaBC gene encoding bifunctional phosphopantothenoylcysteine decarboxylase/phosphopantothenate--cysteine ligase CoaBC, which produces MNALGNKHILLGVTGGIAAYKAPELVRRLRELGATVQVVLTAAGGAFITPLTLQAVSGQPVHTQLLSAEAESGMGHIELARWADLILIAPCTADFMARLAQGRSDDLLAACCLASRGAIAVAPAMNAGMWDSAATQRNLRQLIADGVQVFGPASGSQACGEVGEGRLLEPAELVACCAGLFGTNALTDKQVLITAGPTLEDMDPVRYLGNRSSGRMGYALAAAARDAGAVVTLISGPVALAEPPGVTLLRVRSASDMHHAVLERIAGMDIFIGAAAVADYRPAQASARKIKKDQEHLTLELVRNPDILAEVAARSPRPFTVGFAAETDDVLTYARRKLEDKNLDLIAANLVGAGQGFDVADNALSVLWPGGQQELPRASKPTLARQLVKLIAERLRASA
- a CDS encoding phosphomannomutase/phosphoglucomutase, translating into MNEHSLPPAEIFRAYDIRGVVGESLTEIGVYQIGRAIGTLVRRAGCKEVAIGRDGRVSGPALIDALTRGLAATGCGVIDVGMVPTPVVYFATHLLNTGCGVAVTGSHNPPNYNGLKIMVAGKTLSGDDILGIRALIEADDLESGFGYVREADALTPYRERILGDIKLGRRLRVGVDCGNGVAGASAPELIEALGCEVVSLFAEVDGNFPNHHPDPTKPENLQDLIERVRADKLDLGVAFDGDGDRLGVVTASGQIMFADRLMILFARDVLSRVPGATILFDVKCTRHLPRAIAAAGGKPLMWKTGHSLIKAKMAETGAALAGEMSGHIFFKERWYGFDDGVYAACRLLEYLSHQPETPQQIFAAIPDSASTPELHLHMQEGEHFALMKQLVAAADFPGAEVSTLDGVRADYPDGFGLVRPSNTTPVLVMRFEADDAAALERIQVAFRALLARVRPDLALPF
- the dut gene encoding dUTP diphosphatase; this translates as MLQLEIKILNPRLGTDFPLPQYATDGAAGLDLRACINAPVTLAPGASVLIPTGFALHLADASLAAVLLPRSGLGHKHGIVLGNLVGLIDSDYQGEVQVSCWNRGAEVFTIEPGERIAQMVLVPVVQADFKVVDAFTPTARGAGGFGHTGRG